From Candidatus Neomarinimicrobiota bacterium, the proteins below share one genomic window:
- the dnaG gene encoding DNA primase: MGRIPEHVIEQIKESNDIVDVVSSYFSLTRKGQNYWARCPFHQEKTASFSVSPSKQIYHCFGCGAGGNVINFVMNYEKITFPEALHALADRAGINLEEYTYQPSEEEKSISSRLYELHRLAIDVYRKALKSPEGKAAREYLIKRGLDEHTLSTFEIGFAPDAWDTLLKTALKKKFDENLLISSGLVTESERKKKYDRFRNRIMFPVFDTRGNPVGFGGRVLAGDDQGAKYLNSPETPVYHKSRILYGLHKSRDAIRKADTVLIVEGYMDLLQLWQNGFTYIIAGSGTAFTPDHARMIKRFASKAVLCYDGDEAGQKAAVKTGLILAPQGISCRVLRLPEKEDPDSFIRQAGPEAFQMKISEAPDFMSYIESLIKPLRLSAARRSDAVRRILDQLGPFADPVMEEMFLSDLGRVFGTDMAVLKQQLNRTGFRDKEDTVYMGPVEKEKHFANKSEAAQYQLIQLLVNNSSTSIRAAALRVLKEDLFTHAFLKKVYQHIQPLLRKQIQISPSSLAESVKDVTVQRFIFRLIMEGNPFKEPKKTFLDCLARLGEQKIRDQLNLIGEKLREADKKGEFPGTLLKEKQILLKKLKSLQDTLTSDIFHEEDE; the protein is encoded by the coding sequence ATGGGACGCATCCCCGAACATGTGATTGAACAGATAAAAGAATCCAATGATATCGTGGATGTCGTATCCTCTTATTTCTCCCTTACCCGGAAAGGACAGAATTACTGGGCACGTTGTCCCTTTCACCAGGAAAAAACGGCGTCCTTCAGCGTGAGCCCGTCCAAGCAGATTTATCATTGTTTTGGCTGTGGAGCCGGAGGAAATGTGATCAATTTTGTGATGAATTATGAAAAAATCACGTTTCCCGAAGCCCTTCACGCACTGGCAGACCGGGCGGGCATCAACCTTGAGGAATATACCTATCAACCTTCGGAAGAAGAAAAAAGTATCAGTTCACGACTCTACGAACTGCACCGCCTGGCCATCGATGTATACAGAAAAGCCCTGAAATCTCCTGAAGGAAAAGCAGCCCGGGAGTATTTGATCAAACGGGGATTGGATGAACATACACTGAGTACTTTTGAAATCGGGTTTGCTCCCGATGCCTGGGATACTCTGTTGAAAACGGCATTAAAGAAAAAATTCGATGAAAACCTGCTTATATCGTCAGGACTTGTGACCGAATCGGAGCGAAAGAAAAAATATGATCGTTTCCGAAACCGGATTATGTTTCCTGTTTTCGACACCCGGGGGAATCCCGTTGGTTTCGGTGGACGGGTTCTGGCCGGTGATGACCAGGGCGCAAAATATCTCAATTCCCCTGAAACTCCGGTGTATCATAAAAGCCGGATTTTGTACGGACTTCATAAATCCCGGGATGCCATACGGAAAGCTGATACCGTTTTGATTGTGGAAGGATATATGGATCTGCTCCAGTTGTGGCAGAACGGTTTTACATATATTATTGCTGGTTCAGGAACCGCCTTTACTCCTGATCATGCCCGGATGATCAAAAGATTTGCTTCCAAAGCGGTTTTATGTTACGATGGTGACGAAGCAGGACAAAAAGCTGCCGTTAAAACAGGTCTTATACTCGCACCCCAGGGAATATCCTGCCGGGTATTAAGGCTGCCGGAAAAAGAAGACCCCGATAGTTTTATCCGCCAGGCAGGTCCGGAAGCGTTTCAGATGAAAATCAGTGAAGCACCGGATTTTATGTCCTACATCGAGTCTTTGATCAAACCATTGCGCCTTTCCGCAGCCAGACGGTCTGATGCTGTCAGGCGGATCCTGGATCAGTTGGGACCCTTTGCCGATCCAGTGATGGAAGAGATGTTCCTCAGCGATTTAGGCCGGGTTTTCGGGACGGATATGGCCGTGTTGAAACAGCAGCTGAATCGTACAGGTTTCAGAGATAAAGAGGATACCGTATATATGGGTCCTGTAGAGAAAGAGAAACATTTTGCCAATAAATCTGAAGCGGCTCAATACCAGCTTATCCAACTGCTTGTAAATAATTCCTCCACATCCATCCGGGCTGCTGCTCTCCGGGTACTGAAGGAGGATCTTTTTACCCATGCCTTCCTCAAAAAGGTCTATCAACACATTCAGCCCCTTCTGCGCAAACAGATTCAAATCTCCCCTTCTTCCCTGGCGGAATCCGTAAAAGATGTTACGGTTCAGCGCTTTATTTTTCGTCTGATAATGGAAGGGAATCCTTTTAAGGAACCCAAAAAAACATTTCTGGATTGTCTGGCACGTCTGGGCGAACAAAAAATCCGGGATCAGCTGAACCTGATTGGAGAAAAACTCCGGGAAGCTGACAAAAAAGGAGAATTTCCAGGTACTCTGTTGAAAGAAAAGCAAATCTTATTGAAAAAACTCAAATCCCTTCAGGATACCCTGACATCAGACATTTTTCACGAAGAGGATGAATAA
- a CDS encoding adenylate/guanylate cyclase domain-containing protein has product MKIKQKTWQNILAGVIIGTIVMLLTILIREAGMIETVELKSIDYRFKRRGPIEDIRERSPIVVVALDQESWESIPYRFPYPRKMWGKVVRNLKDAGAKLIVFDFQFDTHDINDLHSDTLFAEAIEYAGNVILPSKLNQEIVRGHVIQHITEPVDLFYDACLTTGLIGELKDIDQYTRNYSIFYPLKDKYYLFLGMKAIKEYLGIHDSVKMAFSGDMNFIEYGPLRIRHNNGNSFMINYYGPAKTFSSYSLSSVLDDAETDLRGDYDTDYMELWKGDKSVYPKELLSILNPTGEDSPFKDKIVLIGDALEEHFDTKFTPFYNYEGMTNLMAGVETHAHAMQTVLDGNYLIKPDKWVNNIVVLVLSVLALIITITLGPVWGIIIISLLILGYSYLSFYLFNENRIIIELFIPILAVFLSYAFDMLYEFILEQREKKKIRGMFSTYISPKILKYLEEHPDAFTLTGEKREATMFFSDVQSFTTISESLNPEDLAMLLNKYLSPMTQILMSYDGYVDKYEGDAIMCDFGVPVEDDEHARKACWAALEQQKKISELRPELKKEYGVEIYVRMGINSGLVSAGNMGSEQRFQYTVMGDAVNSASRFEGANKQYGTYLMIGESTYNLAKPFIEARMLDRLIVKGKARPITVYNLMAKKGEATEAELKLIEWYEKGLNLYWNQKWDDAIDAFRKALEFVPGDPPSERFIQRCRDFKITPPPDHWQGEFIMTTK; this is encoded by the coding sequence ATGAAGATCAAACAAAAGACCTGGCAAAACATCTTAGCCGGTGTGATCATCGGAACAATCGTCATGTTACTGACCATTTTAATCCGGGAAGCCGGCATGATAGAAACCGTCGAACTGAAATCCATCGATTACCGGTTCAAGCGGCGCGGCCCCATAGAAGATATCCGGGAGAGGAGTCCGATTGTCGTGGTTGCCCTGGATCAGGAATCCTGGGAATCCATCCCCTATCGCTTTCCCTATCCCCGAAAAATGTGGGGGAAGGTCGTCCGGAACCTCAAGGATGCCGGTGCAAAGCTCATCGTCTTTGACTTTCAGTTTGACACCCATGATATCAATGATCTTCATAGCGACACCCTTTTTGCTGAAGCCATAGAATATGCCGGCAATGTGATCCTTCCCAGTAAGCTGAACCAGGAAATTGTCCGGGGACATGTCATCCAGCATATTACTGAGCCGGTGGATCTTTTTTACGATGCCTGCCTGACAACGGGACTCATCGGCGAATTGAAAGATATTGATCAGTATACCCGGAATTATTCAATTTTTTATCCCCTTAAAGATAAGTACTATCTTTTTTTGGGCATGAAAGCCATTAAAGAGTATCTGGGTATTCACGATTCTGTAAAAATGGCCTTTTCCGGGGATATGAATTTTATTGAGTACGGCCCCTTGCGCATCCGGCATAACAACGGAAACAGTTTTATGATCAATTATTACGGGCCGGCCAAAACCTTTAGTTCTTACTCCCTGTCATCTGTTCTGGATGATGCGGAAACAGATCTCAGGGGAGACTATGACACAGATTATATGGAATTGTGGAAAGGCGACAAATCGGTCTATCCCAAGGAACTTCTTTCCATCCTGAATCCTACCGGTGAAGATTCTCCCTTTAAAGATAAGATTGTACTCATCGGAGATGCCCTGGAAGAACATTTTGACACCAAATTCACTCCCTTTTACAATTATGAGGGAATGACGAACCTTATGGCCGGTGTAGAAACCCATGCTCATGCCATGCAAACGGTCCTGGATGGAAATTATCTGATCAAACCCGATAAATGGGTGAATAATATCGTTGTACTGGTTTTAAGTGTTCTTGCCCTGATTATCACTATCACACTGGGGCCTGTATGGGGGATTATCATCATCTCACTTTTGATCCTGGGCTATTCCTATTTATCCTTTTATCTATTCAATGAAAACCGGATTATCATCGAGCTTTTTATTCCCATCCTTGCCGTTTTTCTCTCCTATGCTTTTGACATGTTGTATGAATTCATCTTAGAGCAGCGTGAAAAGAAAAAAATCCGGGGGATGTTTTCCACCTATATATCACCCAAGATCTTAAAATATCTGGAAGAGCATCCGGACGCCTTTACACTGACGGGAGAAAAACGGGAAGCCACCATGTTTTTCTCTGATGTTCAAAGTTTCACAACCATTTCCGAGAGTCTGAATCCGGAAGACCTGGCCATGTTATTGAACAAATATCTTTCTCCTATGACACAAATTCTCATGAGTTATGACGGATACGTAGACAAGTACGAAGGTGACGCCATTATGTGTGATTTCGGTGTCCCTGTTGAAGACGACGAACATGCCCGGAAAGCCTGCTGGGCCGCTCTGGAGCAGCAGAAAAAGATATCCGAGCTACGGCCTGAATTAAAAAAGGAATATGGCGTGGAAATCTATGTCCGCATGGGCATCAATTCCGGGCTGGTCAGTGCCGGCAACATGGGATCTGAACAACGTTTTCAATATACCGTAATGGGGGATGCTGTAAATTCCGCTTCCCGATTTGAAGGGGCCAATAAACAGTATGGCACCTACCTGATGATTGGAGAAAGCACATACAATCTGGCAAAGCCCTTCATAGAAGCCCGGATGCTGGACCGTCTGATCGTCAAGGGGAAAGCCAGGCCGATTACTGTATATAATCTGATGGCAAAAAAAGGGGAAGCCACAGAGGCGGAACTGAAGCTCATAGAATGGTATGAAAAGGGATTAAATCTCTACTGGAATCAGAAATGGGATGATGCCATCGATGCTTTCCGGAAAGCCCTTGAGTTTGTCCCGGGCGATCCGCCCTCAGAACGCTTTATTCAGCGCTGCCGCGATTTTAAAATAACCCCGCCGCCTGATCATTGGCAGGGTGAATTTATCATGACGACAAAATAA
- a CDS encoding AMP-dependent synthetase/ligase gives MTYQLEYIETIPALFADAQKRNAGMVAFYTKKEGEWQGITYAELRDVTENIAMGMDALGLKPGDRIAIQSENRPEWVMTDFACAHFGIVSATIYPTLVEKQVEYILKDSGSKAVFASSEEDVKKVLAVRKNLPDLQYIIVFDPFETDDPMILSFGELAEKGKAHKAKVDFTLESRGAERKKDDLWTIIYTSGTTGMPKGVMLSQFNISTNIQAAQETLHFKSGCRWLSFLPLSHSLERVGIHMSFWVGSTTYFAEGILKVPDNLKEAKPHYLVSVPRLYEKIYAKVLDGIGQASPLKQKIFFWAKNVGSVAARDFIQKGKEPSGLIGFKYRLANKLVLSKVMDAFGGHFIFGISGGAPLPRVVGEFFASAGIVILEGFGLTETTPVTNVTPRDNIKFGKVGPTMPDVEMKIADDGEILFRGPNIMQGYWKNEEATQEVIDEDGWFHSGDIGTVDEEGFLQITDRKKNIIVTSGGKNIAPFQIENVLSKSRYIDQIVVIGDRRNFLTAAVVPAQEAVELWAKASGINFTSWDELQNKQEVYTLIDHEIQHLQEEFARYEKVKKFFIPPNPFTIEGGELTPSMKIKRKVVEEKYKKEIDALYSA, from the coding sequence ATGACCTATCAATTGGAATATATTGAAACAATTCCGGCATTGTTTGCAGATGCCCAGAAACGCAACGCCGGTATGGTTGCCTTTTACACCAAAAAAGAGGGTGAGTGGCAGGGAATTACGTATGCCGAGCTACGGGATGTTACTGAAAATATTGCCATGGGAATGGATGCGTTGGGACTGAAACCGGGTGACCGGATTGCCATTCAGTCTGAAAACCGCCCGGAATGGGTCATGACAGATTTTGCCTGTGCTCATTTTGGCATTGTAAGTGCCACCATCTATCCGACCCTGGTGGAAAAACAGGTGGAATACATCCTGAAAGATTCAGGATCCAAAGCCGTTTTTGCCTCTTCTGAAGAGGATGTGAAAAAAGTGCTGGCCGTTCGGAAAAATTTACCGGACTTACAATATATCATTGTCTTTGATCCTTTTGAAACCGATGATCCCATGATTTTGTCTTTCGGGGAATTGGCGGAAAAAGGCAAAGCCCATAAGGCCAAAGTGGATTTTACCCTTGAAAGCCGGGGCGCTGAGCGGAAAAAGGATGATTTGTGGACAATCATATACACCAGCGGTACCACGGGCATGCCCAAGGGAGTGATGCTGTCACAATTCAATATTTCCACAAATATTCAGGCTGCCCAGGAAACGTTGCATTTCAAAAGTGGATGTCGCTGGCTCTCCTTCCTTCCCCTGAGTCACAGCCTTGAACGGGTTGGCATTCACATGTCTTTCTGGGTTGGATCAACCACCTATTTTGCCGAAGGAATCCTGAAAGTCCCGGATAACCTCAAAGAGGCCAAACCCCACTACCTGGTCAGTGTCCCCCGTTTATATGAAAAGATTTATGCCAAGGTTCTGGATGGTATTGGTCAGGCATCTCCATTAAAACAGAAGATTTTTTTCTGGGCCAAGAACGTGGGTAGTGTTGCGGCACGGGATTTTATCCAGAAAGGAAAAGAGCCGTCCGGTTTGATCGGTTTTAAATACCGTTTGGCCAATAAACTGGTTTTGTCCAAGGTGATGGATGCCTTTGGTGGTCATTTTATCTTCGGGATTTCCGGCGGAGCACCCCTGCCCCGTGTGGTGGGAGAATTTTTTGCGTCTGCAGGCATTGTGATCCTGGAAGGATTCGGTCTGACTGAAACCACACCGGTGACCAATGTGACTCCCCGGGATAATATTAAATTCGGGAAAGTGGGGCCTACAATGCCGGATGTAGAAATGAAAATCGCCGATGATGGAGAAATACTCTTCCGGGGCCCCAATATCATGCAGGGATACTGGAAAAATGAAGAAGCCACCCAAGAGGTCATCGATGAGGATGGATGGTTTCATTCTGGTGATATTGGGACGGTTGACGAAGAAGGCTTTCTCCAGATTACCGACCGTAAAAAGAATATCATTGTCACATCAGGCGGCAAGAACATTGCACCTTTCCAGATTGAAAATGTGCTGAGCAAATCCCGGTATATCGATCAGATTGTGGTGATCGGGGACCGGCGTAATTTTCTGACAGCTGCCGTAGTGCCGGCCCAGGAAGCCGTGGAGCTTTGGGCTAAAGCCAGTGGGATTAACTTTACATCCTGGGATGAACTCCAAAACAAACAGGAAGTTTACACACTGATTGATCATGAAATTCAGCACCTGCAGGAAGAATTTGCCCGGTACGAAAAGGTGAAAAAATTCTTTATCCCTCCCAACCCCTTTACCATTGAAGGAGGAGAGCTGACACCCAGTATGAAAATTAAACGAAAAGTTGTGGAAGAAAAATACAAGAAGGAAATCGATGCCCTGTATTCAGCCTGA
- a CDS encoding AMP-dependent synthetase/ligase: MTNERNKLTVIPDFFNESLSRNPDRNVFYENKGGKWVSMTYREAADRIELIAFGLRRLGLTKGDRVAIQSENRSEWTLTDYACAHFGYVSVAVYPTLLAPQIQFILQDSETSAVIVSTREQAEKIISIKKSLPSLKSMVVMDDEPFDEKWIISFRELLDMGREQKKDSGTTLVEEGKKIMKDDLWTLIYTSGTTGNPKGVMLTHYNLVSDVTSTFDIVKFERGCRWLSFLPLSHSFERAASHLTFWLGSEIYIAEDILKVPEYLKIARPHYLVSVPRLYEKIFAKITNQIHDAPATKQKIFSWASRVGREAASKYLVKGKNPSGMLGIQYGIAKKLVFKKIQDAFGGELRFCVSGGAPLPKEIGEFFAAAGIIILEGFGLTETSPVTNVNLPDDIRFGKVGPTISCCEMRIADDGEILFKGSNIMKGYWNNPEATAEAIDEDGWFHTGDIGMVDEDGFLKITDRKKNLIVTSGGKNIAPANIENLLGQSPYIDQIVVIGDRRNYLVAVIVPAQDVIEKWAQEKGFTEPYEEILKKKELKDLIGEDIATRQTALARYEQIKKFLLIPDAFTISSGELTPSLKIKRKVVEEGYKKEIESLYKENNMNGLM; encoded by the coding sequence ATGACAAACGAACGTAATAAGCTGACGGTTATCCCTGATTTTTTTAATGAATCCCTGAGCCGGAATCCGGACAGAAATGTATTCTATGAAAATAAGGGAGGGAAATGGGTCTCTATGACCTATCGCGAAGCGGCTGACCGCATTGAGCTGATTGCCTTTGGCCTCAGACGTCTGGGACTTACCAAGGGAGACCGTGTGGCCATTCAATCGGAAAACCGTTCTGAATGGACACTTACCGATTATGCCTGTGCCCATTTTGGGTATGTCAGTGTGGCTGTTTATCCCACACTTCTGGCACCCCAGATCCAGTTTATTCTCCAGGATTCAGAAACCAGTGCCGTGATTGTTTCCACCCGGGAACAAGCGGAAAAAATTATCTCAATTAAAAAGTCCCTGCCTTCTTTGAAATCCATGGTGGTAATGGACGATGAACCCTTTGATGAAAAATGGATTATTTCCTTTCGTGAGCTGCTGGATATGGGCCGGGAACAGAAAAAGGATTCTGGCACCACCCTGGTAGAAGAAGGGAAAAAAATCATGAAGGATGACCTGTGGACCCTGATTTATACATCCGGAACCACAGGCAATCCCAAAGGTGTGATGCTAACCCATTACAATCTGGTATCGGATGTGACATCCACCTTTGATATTGTGAAATTTGAACGGGGTTGCCGATGGCTCTCCTTTTTGCCCCTGAGCCACAGTTTTGAGCGAGCCGCTTCTCATCTTACTTTCTGGCTTGGATCGGAAATTTATATTGCCGAAGATATTCTGAAAGTCCCGGAATATCTTAAAATCGCCCGCCCCCACTACCTGGTCAGTGTTCCGCGCCTGTATGAAAAGATCTTTGCGAAAATCACCAATCAGATCCATGACGCGCCTGCAACAAAACAGAAAATTTTCAGCTGGGCCAGTCGTGTGGGACGTGAAGCAGCCTCAAAATACCTGGTGAAGGGGAAAAACCCCTCCGGTATGCTGGGAATTCAATATGGGATTGCCAAAAAACTGGTTTTTAAGAAAATCCAGGATGCCTTCGGCGGAGAACTTCGTTTCTGTGTTTCCGGCGGGGCTCCACTGCCCAAAGAAATCGGCGAATTTTTTGCCGCCGCCGGAATTATCATCCTGGAAGGTTTTGGCCTGACCGAAACATCTCCCGTCACCAACGTGAACCTTCCCGATGATATCCGCTTTGGTAAAGTCGGTCCCACCATTTCATGCTGTGAAATGCGTATAGCCGATGACGGAGAAATTCTTTTCAAAGGCAGCAATATCATGAAGGGCTACTGGAACAATCCGGAAGCCACAGCGGAAGCTATTGATGAAGATGGCTGGTTCCATACCGGAGATATCGGCATGGTGGATGAAGACGGTTTTCTGAAGATCACCGACCGAAAAAAGAACCTGATTGTCACCTCCGGTGGTAAAAATATTGCACCTGCCAATATTGAAAATCTTCTGGGTCAGTCTCCCTATATTGATCAGATTGTGGTGATCGGAGACCGCCGGAATTATCTGGTAGCTGTGATTGTCCCAGCCCAAGATGTAATTGAAAAATGGGCACAGGAAAAGGGTTTTACCGAACCCTATGAAGAGATCCTGAAAAAAAAGGAGCTCAAAGATTTGATCGGTGAAGATATTGCCACACGCCAAACTGCCCTGGCCCGTTATGAGCAGATTAAGAAGTTCCTCCTCATTCCCGATGCATTTACCATTTCAAGCGGTGAGCTGACACCCAGCCTGAAAATCAAACGGAAAGTAGTGGAAGAAGGGTACAAAAAAGAGATTGAAAGTCTTTACAAAGAGAACAATATGAACGGACTGATGTAA
- a CDS encoding D-cysteine desulfhydrase, translating into MSIIQKKLAPFPRVEISLLPTPCHRLDRLSEETGCELWIKRDDLTGFGFGGNKTRKFDFLIADAMQKGCDSLIGIGANQSNFCRILSAVGSRYGLDVFLVLSGEKPDHPTGNLLIDHLLNATIYHVPRSQRERRAQELYDELTARGRRVYFMPPGGSTPVGTLGYAAGFDEILRDIKQSNVPIRHIIHASSSAGTQAGLVLGQAISDWDGRITGISVDVPEKELAKNVFTLASQAGALMDVSVDPKQVHTDGAYIGEGYGIPTPACREAIQHFASREGIFLDTVYTGKGASGLLDYCNKGIISPGEAVLFIHTGGNIQLFE; encoded by the coding sequence ATGAGCATCATTCAGAAGAAACTCGCCCCCTTTCCAAGGGTTGAAATCAGTCTGCTGCCCACACCATGCCACCGGCTGGACCGGCTATCGGAGGAAACCGGATGTGAACTATGGATCAAGCGGGATGACCTGACCGGTTTTGGATTCGGTGGAAATAAAACACGGAAATTTGATTTCCTGATTGCCGATGCCATGCAAAAAGGGTGTGACAGCCTTATTGGAATTGGGGCCAACCAGTCCAACTTTTGCCGCATACTCTCTGCCGTAGGTAGCCGCTACGGTTTGGATGTGTTTCTCGTTTTGAGTGGTGAAAAACCGGATCACCCCACAGGAAATCTTCTGATAGACCATTTGCTGAATGCCACAATATATCATGTTCCCCGTTCTCAGCGTGAACGCCGGGCACAGGAGCTGTACGACGAACTGACAGCCCGTGGAAGAAGGGTCTATTTTATGCCGCCGGGGGGCTCCACACCCGTCGGTACCCTGGGATATGCCGCCGGTTTTGACGAAATCCTCCGGGATATAAAACAATCAAATGTCCCTATCCGCCATATCATTCATGCCTCTTCGTCGGCCGGAACCCAGGCCGGACTGGTATTGGGTCAGGCCATAAGCGACTGGGACGGCCGGATTACCGGCATCAGTGTGGACGTTCCCGAAAAAGAGCTGGCAAAAAATGTTTTCACCCTTGCATCGCAGGCCGGAGCTCTGATGGATGTATCCGTGGATCCGAAGCAGGTCCATACAGACGGTGCCTATATCGGTGAAGGATATGGCATACCCACCCCGGCATGCCGGGAAGCCATTCAACACTTTGCTTCCCGTGAAGGAATCTTTTTGGATACCGTCTATACAGGAAAAGGGGCTTCAGGATTACTTGACTATTGCAATAAAGGCATCATCTCCCCGGGTGAAGCGGTCCTGTTTATCCATACCGGTGGAAATATTCAGCTATTTGAATAG
- a CDS encoding SDR family oxidoreductase, which produces MAKEVAWITGATSGIGAAFAEYFASRGYNLALTGRREPQLKKLADMLKEKYGCQSRLFLGELSDETVVSGIEAALRNDTDARVLVNNAGFASYGGFHESDLSIHRRMLSVHCDVTVRLTHAALAPMLAAKKGTIINVASLAGFFPYPNHTMYSATKTFMINFSESLGIRYRQEGVKFMALCPGMTITDFHTRMGLNADKVYKKSGLEKALTAQEVVQKAVRCLEKGRLVCIPGWNNRILKSGSRLVPRKILYKIMRSWIEKRRNHPDFKTRH; this is translated from the coding sequence ATGGCGAAAGAGGTTGCCTGGATTACCGGTGCCACAAGTGGAATCGGCGCTGCGTTTGCGGAATATTTTGCTTCCAGGGGATACAATCTGGCGCTGACCGGACGCCGGGAACCCCAATTAAAAAAGCTTGCCGACATGCTGAAGGAAAAATACGGATGTCAATCCCGCCTTTTTCTGGGTGAGTTGTCTGATGAGACGGTTGTTTCAGGTATTGAAGCAGCTCTTCGGAATGATACAGATGCCCGGGTCTTGGTCAATAATGCAGGATTTGCTTCATACGGTGGTTTTCATGAAAGTGACCTTTCAATCCACCGGCGCATGTTGTCGGTCCATTGCGATGTCACGGTTCGTCTGACTCATGCCGCCCTGGCGCCCATGCTTGCCGCGAAAAAGGGAACCATTATCAATGTGGCGTCTCTGGCCGGTTTTTTCCCCTATCCCAACCATACCATGTATTCAGCCACGAAGACTTTTATGATCAATTTTTCCGAATCCCTTGGGATCCGCTACCGGCAGGAAGGTGTGAAATTTATGGCTCTCTGTCCGGGAATGACCATCACCGATTTTCATACCCGTATGGGACTGAATGCAGATAAGGTTTATAAAAAATCCGGATTGGAAAAAGCTCTGACAGCTCAGGAGGTGGTTCAAAAAGCGGTCCGCTGCCTTGAAAAGGGAAGACTGGTATGCATTCCCGGCTGGAACAACCGGATTTTGAAATCAGGATCCCGGCTTGTGCCCCGGAAAATCTTATATAAAATTATGCGGTCCTGGATCGAAAAACGCCGGAATCATCCGGATTTTAAAACCCGGCATTAA